The genomic window TGGCGTTCGATGCGTTTGCGCATCCGATCGGGGTATCCCGTCTCCTCCGCGTCGTACAACGGGATCTGCAGAACTTTGGCCACGGCGTCGATCCCCTTCGGTCCCCCGATGCGGCGACGGATGAACTCCCCCGTGTCGTCGACCAAAACGACGCTCATCTCGTTGACCATCGTCTCCGGCTCCACGAAGCCCTCCACGAAAGCACGGCCGCGCACCCACTCCTGCAACGCCTGCTGGTCTGCGGGCCGGATGGTGTCCCCCGGCCCGCGGGGCGGCTTGATCGAAGTGCGGGAACGTCGACGGCCGAAAAGATTAAACACGGTTTCTACTCTACGGAAGAGAAACTGCCCCCGGTATTCTCCCCCGCCACTTCACCCCATTCCCTGGATCGGGTGGGGAGTCATCTGCAGATCTTCGGTGATGACCGGTACGCTGAGTGGCATTAGTATCCAAACTCTTTATGACTTGCGAGGAGTCTGAACACATGGCGTACTCCGTTGAGATGCCCGAGCTGGGCGAATCCGTCACCGAAGGCACCGTCACCCAGTGGCTGAAGTCCGTCGGCGACACCGTCGAGGTCGACGAACCGTTGCTCGAGGTATCCACCGACAAGGTCGACACCGAGATCCCCTCCCCGGTGGCCGGCGTGCTGTTGGAAATCAAGGCGGAAGAAGACGACGAAGTCGAGGTCGGAGCCGTGATCGCCGTCATCGGCGACGAGGGCGAGTCCGCCGAGGACGACTCTTCCGACGACGCCGAGGAATCCGACGACGCTGAGGAACAGGACGAGCCGGCCGAGGAGAAGGACGAGGAGCCGAAGGAAGAGCCGAAGAAGGACGAGAAGAAGTCCTCCGGCGGCGGTTCCGGCGAGTCCACCGACGTCGAAATGCCGGAGCTGGGCGAATCCGTCACCGAAGGCACCGTCACCCAGTGGCTGAAGTCCGTCGGCGACACCGTCGAGGTCGACGAACCGTTGCTCGAGGTATCCACCGACAAGGTCGACACCGAGATCCCCTCCCCGGTCGCCGGCACCATCGTTGAAATCCTCGTCGAGGAAGACGACGAAGTCGAGGTCGGAGCCGTCATCGCCCGCATCGGCGACGAAAGCGCCGCCGCTGAGGAACCGGCCGACGAGCCGGAGGATGAACCCGAGGAGAAGGACGAGCCGGCTGAGGAGAAGGCCGAGGAACCGAAGAAGGACGAGAAGAAGTCCTCCGGCGGCGGTTCCGGCGAGTCCACCGACGTCGAAATGCCGGAGCTGGGCGAATCCGTCACCGAAGGCACCGTCACCCAGTGGCTGAAGTCCGTCGGCGACACCGTCGAGGTCGACGAGCCGCTGCTCGAGGTATCCACCGACAAGGTCGACACCGAGATCCCCTCCCCGGTCGCCGGCACCATCGTTGAAATCCTCGTCGAGGAAGACGACGAAGTCGAGGTCGGAGCCGTCATCGCCCGCATCGGCGACGAAAGCGCCACCCCGGCCGACTCCGAGGACAACGCCGTCGAGGAGCAGCAGGAGCAGGCCAAGGAACTCGCCGAGGACAAGGCCGAGCCGAAGAAGGACGAGAAGAAGTCCGAAGACAAGCCGAAGAAGGAGAAGAAGGAGGAGGAGCCGAAGAAGGAGGCTCCGAAGTCTGAGTCCACCGGCTCCTCCACCAAGGTCGACAATGACGGCAAGGTCCCGTACGTGACCCCGCTGGTGCGCAAGCTCGCGGAGAAGCACGGCGTCGACCTGAACGCCATCGAGGGCACCGGCGTCGGCGGACGCATCCGCAAGCAGGACGTCCTCGCAGCCGCTGAGGGCGACGCCCCGGCGCAGGACGACTCCGCCGCAGAATCCGCGGACCAGGGAGCCCGCGCGAACTGGTCCACCAAGTCCGTGGACCCGGAGAAGGCTGAGCTGATCGGCACGACCCAGAAGGTCAACCGCATCCGCCAGATCACGGCGGAGAAGATGGTCGAGTCCCTGCAGACCACCGCGCAGCTGACCCACGTGCAGGAAATCGACATGACCCGCATTTGGGACCTGCGCCAGGAGAAGAAGCAGGAGTTCATCGACAAGCACGGCGTCAACGTGACCTTCCTGGGCTTCATCGTCAAGGCCACCGCCGAGGCCCTGGTCTCCCACCCGAACGTCAACGCGTCCTACAACGCGGAGTCCAAGGAGATGACCTACCACGCGGACGTCAACATCGGCATCGCCGTGGATACCCCGCAGGGCCTGCTGGTCCCGGTCGTCAAGAAGGCCCAGGAGAAGTCGCTGGTCGAGATCGCCCAGGACATCGTCGACCTGGCCGACCGCGCCCGCAACAAGAAGCTGCGCCCGGACGACCTGTCCGGCGGCACCTTCACGGTGACCAACATCGGCTCCGAGGGCGCCCTGCTGGACACCCCGGTGCTCACCCCGCCGCAGGCCGGCATCCTGGGCACCGCGGCCATCGAGAAGCGTCCGGTCGTCGTCACCGACGAGGGCGTCGATTCGATCGCCATCCGTCAGATGTCCTACCTGCCGTTCACCTACGACCACCAGGTGGTCGACGGCGCTGACGCAGGTCGCTTCATCACCACGATCAAGGATCGTCTGGAGACCGCCGACTTCGAGTCCGACCTGGACCTCTAAGCCACGGTAGTCAGCCCTCACTGACCGACGGCCGCCCGCACTTACGCGGGCGGCCGTTCGTCGTCTGCGGGGCCCGGCCCTCGACGGCGTGGGGTTCCGAAAGCGCACCGCGGTGCGCTTTCCACGGTGCAAAAGTCTGCGCCACCACTGGGCGTATGCCGGGGTAAAACACGGCAAGCGGCACAATCGTGCGGACTTGTGCAGGGGTGGAACGCACACCAGGTGCCGTGGCGTATTCTCAAGACCATCATGACTGCTCCCCGTGCCCCCTTCTTCCCCGCAGACCAGTCCATCCGCGCCTCCCGCCGACCGCTGGAAGTCCAGCGCCTGGGGGTGCTCGACTACGAAGAATCCTGGACGCTGCAGGCCCGCCTCGCCGCCGAGCGCGCCCGCGACGAGATCGATGACCAGCTGCTGCTGTTGGAGCACCCCAACGTCTACACCGCCGGCAAGCGCACCCAGGACGCCGACCGTCCGACTAACGGCCTGCCGGTCGTGGACGTGGACCGGGGCGGGCGCATCACCTGGCACGGCGAAGGGCAGCTGGTGGCATATCCCATCATCAAGCTGGCCGAGCCGGTGGACGTGGTCGACTACGTCCGCCGCCTCGAAGAAGCCATCATCCAGGTGGTCCGCGACGTGGGCGTCACGGCCGCCGGGCGCATCGACGGCCGCTCCGGCGTGTGGGCGCCCCATGACGCGCCCGCCGCGGATCCTGCCGCTCCGCGCCGCGACCGGAAGCTCGCGGCCCTGGGCATCCGCATCACCCGCGGGGTGACGATGCACGGCCTGGCGATCAATTGCTCCAACACGCTGGAGTACTACGACCACATCGTGGCGTGCGGCATCGACGACGCGGACAACTCCACCCTGTCGTTGGAGCTGGGCCGTAAGGTGGCCCCGGCGGACGTCGAGGAGCCGCTCGTGGCGGCGCTGACCGACGCCCTGGAAGGACGGCTGGTGGTCGCGGACCACACTTTCGCCACCGCCCCCGACCCCACGAGGGCCTGAGCACGCTCCGCCCCACCCCCGAGCCGGGCGCGGGCGCTCCGCCAAACTACGTAGACTGAGCCAAATACTCGACTCTTGAATTACTAACGGATAACTTGAAGATTGTGACTATCGCACCAGAAGGACGCAAGATGTTGCGCATCGAGCAGCGCAACTCCCAGACCCCCATCGAGTCCAAGCCGCGGTGGATCCGCAACGCGGTGAAGAACGGTCCTGAATACCAGGACATGAAAGAGAAGGTGAAGGGCGCTTCCCTGCACACCGTGTGCCAGGAGGCGGGCTGCCCCAACATCCACGAATGTTGGGAATCCCGTGAAGCCACATTCCTCATCGGCGGTTCCGTGTGCTCGCGTCGTTGTGATTTCTGCGACATCGCCACCGGCAAGCCCAGCCCGCTGGATCTCGACGAACCGCGCCGCGTGGCCGAGTCGATCCAGGAAATGGAACTGAACTACGCCACCATCACCGGTGTCACCCGCGACGACCTCCAGGATGAGGGCGCCTGGCTCTACGCCGAGGTCGTGCGCAAGATCCACGAGCTCAACCCGCACACCGGCGTGGAGAACCTCACCCCGGACTTCTCCGGCAAGCCGGACCTGCTGGCCGAGGTCTTCGAGGCCCGCCCGGAGGTCTTCGCCCACAACGTCGAGACGGTGCCGCGCATCTTCAAGCGCATTCGCCCGGCGTTCCGCTTCGACCGTTCCCTCGACGTGATCAACCAAGCCCACAAGTTCGGGCTGATCACCAAGTCGAACCTCATCCTCGGCATGGGCGAGACCCCCGAGGAGGTTCAGGAGGCACTGACCGAGATGCGTGAAGCCGGCACCGACATCATCACCATCACCCAGTACCTGCGCCCGGGCCCGACCTACCACCCCATCGAGCGCTGGGTGAAGCCGGAAGAGTTCATCGAGCACCGCGACGCCGCCGAAGAGATGGGCTTCACCGTCATGGCCGGCCCGCTCGTGCGGTCCTCCTACCGCGCCGGCAAACTCTACGTCGAGGCGATGCGCAAGCGCGGCCGCGAACTGCCGGACAATCTCAAGCATCTGGCAGAGACCTCTGAGGGCGCCACCACGCAGGAGGCGTCCACGCTGCTGGACAAGTACGGGCCTTCCGCGGATCACCCGATCGCCGACCAGTAGGAAACTCGGTGGTTGATTGCCTCGTGCGTCGGTGGCTCGCCTAGAGTAGAGACCATGGCAGACGAGGCAAAGAAGAAGGCGAAGGCCGCCGAGAAGGCGGCCAAGAAGCAGGAGCGCTCCGCAAAGCGTGAAAAGCGCAATCAGACCTGGAAGCAGGTCTGGCAGGCGTTCAACATGCTGCGCAAGAAGGACAAGAAGCTTGTCCCCTACATGCTGATCATCTGGATCGGCATTGCGCTGCTGATGTTCGCCATTGGCTCCCTGTGGGGCGGCCACTGGTGGATGCTGGTCCTGGGCATCGTGCTCGGCTTCGCCGTGGCGATGTGGTTCTTCAGCAAGCGCCTGGAGAACAACATGTACGACCAGGTCGACAACTCCCCGGGCGCCGCCGGCTGGGCGCTGGAGAACATGCGCAACACCATGGGCATCGCCTGGGTGGTCGAGAACGGCGTCGCGGGGACCACCCAGATGGACGTCGTGCACCGCGTGGTGGGCAACCCGGGCGTCATCTTCGTCGGCGAGGGTAACCCGAACCGCCTGAAGCCGCTGATGAACCAGCAGGTCAAGCGCGCCGATCGCTTGCTCGCCGGGGTGCCGATCTACCAGGTCATCGTGGGCGACGACACCGAGGCCGGGCAGGTGCCGCTGAAGAAGCTGCAGCGCCACATGCTGAAGTTCCCGCGCAACTACAAGAAGGGCGAGGTCATGGGCGTCGCCGCGAAGGTCGAGGCCCTCGACCACGTCCGCGGCGGCCAGCAGGCCGGGCTACCCAAGGGGCCGGTCCCGAAGCAGGCGCAGAACATGGCGGGCATGAACCGCCGCATGCGCCGCGCAAGCGAACGCTCGAAGAAGAAGTAGCGTCCCACCGCACGCCGCCTCTCCCCCGTTATGCGTCCCGCACAGCCACGGTTGCCTTCCGTGGCGGTGCGGGACATTATGCTTTCGCAGCCTCCTGGGGCGCCGCAGGCACAGAAAAATCCCGCCGCCGCACCGAAGTGCGTCGACGGGATGAAGGCGTGACGGCGGGCGTCGTCACGCCATGATGACCGCGGTGCCGGTGGCGCGGTCGTGCATGCCCCGGCCGTCCTGGTCCACCAGCGCCGCCGGCAGCACGAAGGCGGTGAGCAGGGTGCGCACCGCCGCGCGCCAGAGCCCCACCCGGGTCCCGCCCACGTCCACGCGGGCGACGCCCATGCGGAGGAACATCATCCCCGGGGTGCGGGCGAACAGCCAGCCGCCGACGACGCCCAACAGCATCCACAGCAGCAGCGTCACCGTGGAGACGCTGCCGAGCGCATCAGTGAATCTCACCACAAACGAGGCGATGAACCAGCAGAAGACCCAGTCGATCAACACCGCCATCGCACGGCGACCGACGGACGCCATCGCCCCCGCCCCGGACTGAGGAAGTCCCATCTTATCCCCAGGCCACCTGCCCGGGTTGCTGGGATCATCGTCAAATTCCGCCGGAATTTCCGGCCCGTCGAGCCAGCTCCGCTTGTTCTTGTGCGCCATGTGACGCAAGCCTAGCCGGAGCCACAGGCAGGAAGAAATAGGTAGACGCGGTTCTTTGCCGAACGCCAGGATCGTTTACGCTGGGGCTCATCACTTATTGCCTAACACGCGGAGGAAGTCACCGTGGCCTTCGAATCCACCCAGGATATCGTCAACTACATCGCTGACGAAGGCGTCGAGTTCGTCGACGTCCGCTTTACCGACGTCCCTGGCACTGAGCACCATTTTTCGATCCCGGCCTCCGAATTCACCGTCGAGGCGGCAGAAGACGGCCTCGCCTTC from Corynebacterium maris DSM 45190 includes these protein-coding regions:
- the sucB gene encoding 2-oxoglutarate dehydrogenase, E2 component, dihydrolipoamide succinyltransferase, whose translation is MAYSVEMPELGESVTEGTVTQWLKSVGDTVEVDEPLLEVSTDKVDTEIPSPVAGVLLEIKAEEDDEVEVGAVIAVIGDEGESAEDDSSDDAEESDDAEEQDEPAEEKDEEPKEEPKKDEKKSSGGGSGESTDVEMPELGESVTEGTVTQWLKSVGDTVEVDEPLLEVSTDKVDTEIPSPVAGTIVEILVEEDDEVEVGAVIARIGDESAAAEEPADEPEDEPEEKDEPAEEKAEEPKKDEKKSSGGGSGESTDVEMPELGESVTEGTVTQWLKSVGDTVEVDEPLLEVSTDKVDTEIPSPVAGTIVEILVEEDDEVEVGAVIARIGDESATPADSEDNAVEEQQEQAKELAEDKAEPKKDEKKSEDKPKKEKKEEEPKKEAPKSESTGSSTKVDNDGKVPYVTPLVRKLAEKHGVDLNAIEGTGVGGRIRKQDVLAAAEGDAPAQDDSAAESADQGARANWSTKSVDPEKAELIGTTQKVNRIRQITAEKMVESLQTTAQLTHVQEIDMTRIWDLRQEKKQEFIDKHGVNVTFLGFIVKATAEALVSHPNVNASYNAESKEMTYHADVNIGIAVDTPQGLLVPVVKKAQEKSLVEIAQDIVDLADRARNKKLRPDDLSGGTFTVTNIGSEGALLDTPVLTPPQAGILGTAAIEKRPVVVTDEGVDSIAIRQMSYLPFTYDHQVVDGADAGRFITTIKDRLETADFESDLDL
- the lipB gene encoding lipoyl(octanoyl) transferase LipB gives rise to the protein MTAPRAPFFPADQSIRASRRPLEVQRLGVLDYEESWTLQARLAAERARDEIDDQLLLLEHPNVYTAGKRTQDADRPTNGLPVVDVDRGGRITWHGEGQLVAYPIIKLAEPVDVVDYVRRLEEAIIQVVRDVGVTAAGRIDGRSGVWAPHDAPAADPAAPRRDRKLAALGIRITRGVTMHGLAINCSNTLEYYDHIVACGIDDADNSTLSLELGRKVAPADVEEPLVAALTDALEGRLVVADHTFATAPDPTRA
- the lipA gene encoding lipoyl synthase, whose translation is MTIAPEGRKMLRIEQRNSQTPIESKPRWIRNAVKNGPEYQDMKEKVKGASLHTVCQEAGCPNIHECWESREATFLIGGSVCSRRCDFCDIATGKPSPLDLDEPRRVAESIQEMELNYATITGVTRDDLQDEGAWLYAEVVRKIHELNPHTGVENLTPDFSGKPDLLAEVFEARPEVFAHNVETVPRIFKRIRPAFRFDRSLDVINQAHKFGLITKSNLILGMGETPEEVQEALTEMREAGTDIITITQYLRPGPTYHPIERWVKPEEFIEHRDAAEEMGFTVMAGPLVRSSYRAGKLYVEAMRKRGRELPDNLKHLAETSEGATTQEASTLLDKYGPSADHPIADQ
- a CDS encoding DUF4191 domain-containing protein, which gives rise to MADEAKKKAKAAEKAAKKQERSAKREKRNQTWKQVWQAFNMLRKKDKKLVPYMLIIWIGIALLMFAIGSLWGGHWWMLVLGIVLGFAVAMWFFSKRLENNMYDQVDNSPGAAGWALENMRNTMGIAWVVENGVAGTTQMDVVHRVVGNPGVIFVGEGNPNRLKPLMNQQVKRADRLLAGVPIYQVIVGDDTEAGQVPLKKLQRHMLKFPRNYKKGEVMGVAAKVEALDHVRGGQQAGLPKGPVPKQAQNMAGMNRRMRRASERSKKK
- a CDS encoding RDD family protein, with the protein product MAHKNKRSWLDGPEIPAEFDDDPSNPGRWPGDKMGLPQSGAGAMASVGRRAMAVLIDWVFCWFIASFVVRFTDALGSVSTVTLLLWMLLGVVGGWLFARTPGMMFLRMGVARVDVGGTRVGLWRAAVRTLLTAFVLPAALVDQDGRGMHDRATGTAVIMA